The Glycine soja cultivar W05 chromosome 3, ASM419377v2, whole genome shotgun sequence genome window below encodes:
- the LOC114406910 gene encoding transcriptional regulator SUPERMAN-like, whose product MDLNYPEECYSKSSSEETNDDMGIGRSYECIYCKRGFTTAQALGGHMNIHRKERANKTKPSFQPPSSSSNNVDDINNYADLGFYSQIPSLSSTAPIDANSYREVFFPTTTASSVRPSSHGEVLCVENQRGHHVFEQDWRKRNLSLYSTNPLCFHEIKDKFEESEENGLDLELRLGYLP is encoded by the coding sequence ATGGACTTAAACTACCCAGAAGAGTGCTACTCCAAGAGCTCAAGCGAAGAAACCAACGATGATATGGGAATTGGAAGATCCTATGAGTGCATCTATTGCAAGAGAGGCTTCACCACAGCCCAAGCCTTAGGTGGACACATGAACATACACAGAAAAGAAAGGGCAAACAAGACCAAACCCAGTTTCCAACCTCCTTCTTCGAGTTCAAACAACGTTGATGACATCAACAACTATGCAGATCTCGGGTTCTATTCACAGATTCCAAGCCTCTCATCCACTGCTCCTATTGATGCTAATAGCTACCGTGAAGTTTTCTTTCCTACTACCACTGCATCAAGTGTTAGGCCTTCTTCCCATGGTGAGGTTTTGTGTGTGGAAAACCAACGGGGTCATCACGTGTTTGAGCAAGATTGGAGGAAGAGAAATTTGAGCTTGTACAGTACTAATCCGTTGTGTTTTCATGAAATTAAAGATAAGTTTGAAGAGAGTGAAGAGAATGGCCTGGATTTGGAGCTGAGGCTTGGTTATCTTCCATAG